Proteins encoded within one genomic window of Oryza brachyantha chromosome 7, ObraRS2, whole genome shotgun sequence:
- the LOC102709662 gene encoding B-cell receptor-associated protein 31-like encodes MIQLLFLVLFAEGAAALLLMVKIGPLRELAMRGVEQAKDGKGPAAVKTLACTLLVIFMSSVTSILRIQNRGAKLGTVSPMDQVLWRTHLLEASLIGYILFLAFVIDRLHHYHRKLTILKKTANTSREEVEKLQNELQGKEDNSKEIKKLRGELATLSEKMKKLKFESEEHERRRLEAEAHVNALQKQSEELLLEYDRLLEDNQILQTQVLSLRS; translated from the exons ATGATTCAGCTGCTGTTCCTGGTGCTGTTcgcggagggcgcggcggcgctgctgctgatgGTGAAGATCGGGCCGCTGCGGGAGCTGGCGATGCGGGGCGTCGAGCAGGCCAAGGACGGCAAGGGCCCCGCCGCGGTGAAGACGCTCGCATGCACGCTGCTCGTCATCTTCATGTCCAGCGTCACCAGCATCCTCAGGATCCAGAACCGCGGCGCCAAGCTCGGCACCGTCAGCCCCATGGACCAGGTGCTCTGGCGGACGCACCTCCTCGAGGCCTCCCTCATCG GGTACATACTATTCCTCGCATTTGTCATTGACCGGTTGCACCACTACCACCGGAAGCTGACCATACTCAAGAAAACCGCAAACACCTCCAGGGAAGAGGTTGAGAAACTACAAAATGAGCTCCAAGGCAAGGAAGATAACTCCAAGGAAATTAAGAAGCTTCGTGGGGAATTAGCCACCCTtagtgaaaagatgaagaagCTAAAGTTTGAGTCAGAAGAGCATGAAAGGCGGAGATTGGAGGCCGAAGCGCATGTCAATGCCCTACAGAAGCAATCTGAGGAGCTTCTGCTAGAATATGACCGGTTGTTGGAAGATAACCAAATATTGCAGACACAGGTTCTTTCTCTCAGAAGCTGA